The Amycolatopsis nigrescens CSC17Ta-90 genomic interval CCGAGCTCACGCACGTAGTCGGCGGCGAGGACGCGGTCGATTCGACGGCGTCCGCCTGGCCGGACTTCGATCACTGGGCCATCCTGCTCTATCTCGGTCGCACATACCAGGGCGGTCGGCCCCTTCACTGACACTAACGCTGTGCAGCGTGCCTCAACCGCGCAGCCGTTGCGCGGCCTCCCTGCCTGGTGCGGCCCCTTCCGCCGGCACCGAATCGGGGTCGACCGCCGCCTGCACGATCCGGTCCTCGGCGCCCGCGAGCAGTTCCTGGTCCACCGGGGCGGAGCGTTTGAGCAGGGCCAGCGCCACCGGGCCGAGCTCGTGGTGCCGGACCACGGTGCCCACCCGGCCGACCGTCCGCTCGCCGAGCAGCACCGGGTCGCCGGTCTCCGGGGTGATCTCCGGTGAGCCGTCCAGGTGCAGCAGCACCATCCGGCGCGGCGGGCGGCCCACGTTGTGCACCTTGGCGACCGTCTCCTGGCCCCGGTAGCACCCCTTCGCCACGTGCGCGGCCGAACCGATCCAGTTCACCTCGTGCGGGATCGTGCGATCATCGGTGTCCACCCCGATCCGCGGCCGCAGCGACTCCACCCGCAGCGCCTCGAAGGCCCAGCTGCCCGCCGGGCGGGCGCCGGCCTCGGTGATCCGCTGCCACCAGGCGGCCAGTTCTGCACGCGGCACCAGCAGGTCCACGCTGGACCGGCCTGGCCACGGCATCCGGCGGGCGAACCCGCCGTCGAAGCCGGTCACCGAGTACGGCTCGGTGTCCAGCTTGATGTCCAAAGTAGACAGAATCTGGTCGGTGTCCGGGCCGAGCAGGGTGAGCAGCGCCCGCTCCGGGGTCTCGTCCGCGATGTCTACTTTGGACCAGAACTTCATTGCCTCGAAGTACTCGAGCAGGGTCTGCCTGCCGCCGGCCGGAAATGCGCTGGTCGCGTGCGCGCCGGGGTCGGCGTCCAGCCACACGGTGCCGTTCTCGTGCGCCAGCACCAGGTGCGTCTCGACCCGGCCGTGCGTGTCCAGCACCAGCGCTTCGGTGCCGGCGCCCTCGCCCAGTCCGGTGACGTGCTGGGAGATCACCAGGTGCAGCCAGGACAGCCGTTCTTCGCCGCGCACGGACAGCACTTCACGGTGCGAACGGTCGACCACCGCGACCCCGCGGGTGGCCGTGCGCTGCTCGGCGAACGGGTCGCCCCAGTGCCACGGCACACCCTGCTCGGGGTATTCCTCCGGTGGGGAGATCGAACCGGGCAGACCGAGCAGTGGAGACTCTTCAGGCATACCCCCGAAGGTACGCGGTCCGGCTCGGGAACGCGCCCGTCTGAGTAGGGTGAAGCGCATGCGCGTGCTCGCTTTTCTGGACGGAACACTGGCCGATCCCGACGCCGCCCACATCCGGGTGGACGACCTGGGCCTGCTTCGCGGGGACGGGATCTTCGAGACGATCCTGGTCGCGGACGGGAAACCGCGGGAGCTCGGCCCGCACCTGGACCGGCTGGCCCGTTCGGCCGCCATGCTCGACCTGCCGAAGCCGGACCTGTCGGCGTTCGAGCGGATCACCCGGCTGGTGATCGACAACTGGACCGATGCCGGTGAGATCGCGCTCAAGCTCGTCTACACCCGCGGCGTCGATGGCGACCCCGAGGCGAAGCCGACCGGGTTCGCGCTCGGCTTGCCGATCGACCCCAAGGTGATCAAGGCCAGGGCCGAAGGTGTGTCGGTGGTCACCCTCGACCGCGGCTTCGAGCCGACGTTGGCGGAGCAGGCTCCCTGGTTGCTGCTCGGCGCCAAGTCGCTGTCCTACGCGGTGAACATGGCCGCGCTGCGGGAGGCGGCCAGGCGCGGCGCGGCGGACGTGATCTTCACCGCGACCGACGGTTCGGTGCTGGAAGGTCCCACCTCCAACGTGGTCATCGCACGCGGCCGCACGCTCTACACCCCGCCGAAGAACACCGGCATCCTGCCCGGCACCACTCAGGCCGGCCAGTACCGCGGCGCGGAGAAGGCCGGCTGGACGGTCAAGGTCGAACCCCTGCGGGTGGCCGACCTGCGCTCGGCGGACGGGGTGTTCCTGTCCTCCTCGGTACGCAAGATCACCAGGGTGCACACCCTCGACGGCGAGCCGCTGCCCGACTCCACCGAGGTGCACGCCGAGGTCGCCGCCGCCTACGAGTCCGAGTACGCCTGACGACGCAGCCTGACGACGCAGCCTGACGACGCAGCCTGACGACTCAGTTGACGGCGGGCTGGGCGTCTTCGGTGATCTTGGCGATCCGGATGACCCAGGGCAGCATGTTCTCCGCCTGGTAGGCGGCGATCTTGTGGTGCCCGTCCAGGATGAACCCGCGTCGCTCCGGGCCGTCGTTGAGCAGCACCGCCACCGGCCGGTGCCCGGTGCTGATCGCGGTGCGGTAGTAGGTCACCCTGTCCTCGTCGTCCGGCGGCCAGTTGTCGGTGGGCACCGGATCCGCCCACTCCTCGGCGATCCGGCCGGGCCCGGTGACCTTGTACCGGCCGTCCACCAGCATCGACAGCAGCGGGCGCAGCGTCTCGCTCAGCGGACGGCGGAGCTGACCGGTCGCCAGCGCGATCCGGAGGGCCGGTGCCAGATCGGGACGTTGTGGCGGCTGACCGCCGGGAACCTCGACTACGCCGGCGCCGCCGGTGACCGTGACCTCTTCCACACTCATAAGGACGCCTGGAAGCGCACTAAGGTTCCTGGCCTGGCCTGCGCCAGCACAGGTAACGACTTTCGTAGCACCACACCGATCACCGGGTAGCCGCCGGTGG includes:
- a CDS encoding YgfZ/GcvT domain-containing protein — encoded protein: MPEESPLLGLPGSISPPEEYPEQGVPWHWGDPFAEQRTATRGVAVVDRSHREVLSVRGEERLSWLHLVISQHVTGLGEGAGTEALVLDTHGRVETHLVLAHENGTVWLDADPGAHATSAFPAGGRQTLLEYFEAMKFWSKVDIADETPERALLTLLGPDTDQILSTLDIKLDTEPYSVTGFDGGFARRMPWPGRSSVDLLVPRAELAAWWQRITEAGARPAGSWAFEALRVESLRPRIGVDTDDRTIPHEVNWIGSAAHVAKGCYRGQETVAKVHNVGRPPRRMVLLHLDGSPEITPETGDPVLLGERTVGRVGTVVRHHELGPVALALLKRSAPVDQELLAGAEDRIVQAAVDPDSVPAEGAAPGREAAQRLRG
- a CDS encoding aminodeoxychorismate lyase; its protein translation is MRVLAFLDGTLADPDAAHIRVDDLGLLRGDGIFETILVADGKPRELGPHLDRLARSAAMLDLPKPDLSAFERITRLVIDNWTDAGEIALKLVYTRGVDGDPEAKPTGFALGLPIDPKVIKARAEGVSVVTLDRGFEPTLAEQAPWLLLGAKSLSYAVNMAALREAARRGAADVIFTATDGSVLEGPTSNVVIARGRTLYTPPKNTGILPGTTQAGQYRGAEKAGWTVKVEPLRVADLRSADGVFLSSSVRKITRVHTLDGEPLPDSTEVHAEVAAAYESEYA